A single region of the Mycobacterium avium subsp. avium genome encodes:
- the octT gene encoding diglucosylglycerate octanoyltransferase — MSSEQRPRPTLLIFADSLAYYGPTGGLPADDPRIWPNIVAAQLDWDVELIGRIGWTCRDVWWAATQDPRAWAALPRAGAVIFATGGMDSLPSVLPTALRELIRYVRPPRLRRWVRDGYGWLQPRLSPVARSALPPHLSVDYLEQTRGAIDFNRPGIPIVASLPSVHIADTYGRAHHGRAATAAAITEWAQSHDIPLVDLKAAVAEHIMSGRGNPDGIHWNFEAHQAVAELMLKALAEALPNTVPPTEKR, encoded by the coding sequence ATGTCCTCTGAACAGCGGCCGCGGCCCACCCTGCTGATCTTCGCCGACTCGCTGGCCTACTACGGGCCCACCGGGGGGCTGCCCGCCGACGACCCCCGGATCTGGCCGAACATCGTTGCCGCCCAACTCGATTGGGATGTAGAACTGATCGGCCGCATCGGCTGGACGTGCCGCGACGTGTGGTGGGCAGCGACCCAGGACCCGCGGGCGTGGGCGGCGCTGCCCCGGGCCGGTGCGGTCATCTTCGCCACCGGCGGCATGGACTCGCTGCCGTCGGTGCTGCCCACCGCGCTGCGCGAGCTGATCCGCTACGTGCGTCCGCCGCGGCTGCGGCGCTGGGTCCGCGACGGCTACGGGTGGCTGCAGCCCAGGCTCTCCCCGGTGGCCCGCTCCGCCCTGCCCCCGCACCTGAGCGTCGACTACCTCGAACAGACCCGCGGCGCAATCGATTTCAACCGCCCCGGCATCCCGATCGTGGCGTCGCTGCCCTCGGTGCACATCGCCGACACCTACGGCAGGGCCCACCACGGCCGCGCCGCCACCGCGGCCGCGATCACCGAATGGGCGCAAAGCCACGACATCCCGCTGGTGGATCTGAAAGCTGCTGTGGCAGAACACATCATGAGCGGGCGGGGAAACCCCGACGGCATTCACTGGAACTTCGAGGCCCACCAGGCGGTGGCGGAGTTGATGCTCAAGGCGCTGGCCGAGGCCCTGCCGAACACCGTGCCGCCCACCGAGAAACGGTAG
- a CDS encoding AAA family ATPase, with product MSVPARPRPLFADIDDVSRRLAETGYLPDTATATAVFLADRLGKPLLVEGPAGVGKTELARAVAQATGSGLVRLQCYEGVDEARALYEWNHAKQILRIQAGSGDWDQTKTDVFSEEFLLQRPLLTAIRRTEPTVLLIDETDKADIEIEGLLLEVLSDFAVTVPELGTLTAERPPFVVLTSNATRELSEALKRRCLFLHIDFPSPDLERRILLSRVPELPAHLADELVRIIGVLRGMQLKKVPSIAETIDWGRTLLALGLDTIDDAVVAATLGVVLKHQSDQQRATGELRLN from the coding sequence GTGAGTGTGCCCGCCCGGCCCAGGCCGCTGTTCGCCGACATCGACGACGTCTCGCGGCGGTTGGCCGAGACCGGCTACCTGCCCGACACCGCCACCGCGACGGCGGTGTTCCTGGCCGACAGGCTCGGCAAGCCGTTGTTGGTCGAGGGCCCGGCCGGGGTGGGCAAGACCGAGTTGGCCCGCGCGGTGGCCCAGGCCACCGGCTCGGGTCTGGTGCGCCTGCAGTGCTACGAGGGCGTGGACGAGGCGCGGGCGCTCTACGAGTGGAACCACGCCAAGCAGATACTTCGAATTCAGGCCGGCTCCGGGGACTGGGACCAAACCAAGACCGACGTGTTCAGCGAGGAATTCCTGCTGCAGCGCCCGTTGCTGACCGCCATCCGCCGCACCGAGCCCACCGTGCTGCTCATCGACGAGACCGACAAGGCCGACATCGAGATCGAGGGCCTGCTGCTCGAGGTGCTCTCCGATTTCGCCGTCACCGTCCCGGAATTGGGCACGCTGACCGCCGAGCGGCCCCCGTTCGTGGTGCTGACCTCGAATGCCACCCGCGAACTCTCGGAGGCGCTCAAGCGGCGCTGCCTGTTCCTGCACATCGACTTTCCCAGTCCCGACCTGGAACGCCGCATCCTGCTGTCCCGGGTCCCCGAGCTGCCCGCGCATCTGGCCGACGAGCTCGTCCGGATCATCGGGGTGCTGCGCGGCATGCAGCTCAAGAAGGTGCCGTCCATCGCCGAGACCATCGACTGGGGACGCACGCTGCTGGCGCTGGGATTGGACACCATCGACGACGCCGTCGTCGCCGCCACGCTGGGCGTGGTCCTCAAGCATCAATCCGACCAGCAGCGCGCAACCGGCGAGCTGCGGCTGAATTAG
- the gpgP gene encoding glucosyl-3-phosphoglycerate phosphatase, translating into MKIRRLIMLRHGQTEFNAGSRMQGQLDSELSELGRAQAVAAAEVLGKAQPLLIVSSDLHRAYDTAVRLGERTGLPIRVDRRLRETHLGDWQGLTHTQVDTQAPGARLAWREDATWAPHGGESRVDAAARSVPVVAELVAGEPEWGDPDGPDRPVVLVAHGGLIAALSAALLKLPVPNWPMLGGMGNASWVQLSGHSDDAADEFDDIRWRLDVWNASAQVANDVL; encoded by the coding sequence ATGAAGATTCGTCGGCTGATCATGTTGCGGCACGGGCAAACCGAGTTCAACGCCGGCAGCCGCATGCAGGGCCAATTGGATTCCGAGCTCAGTGAACTCGGGCGGGCGCAGGCGGTCGCGGCCGCCGAGGTGCTCGGCAAGGCGCAGCCCCTGCTGATCGTGTCGTCGGACCTGCACCGCGCCTACGACACGGCGGTCCGGCTGGGGGAGCGGACCGGCCTGCCCATCCGGGTGGATCGGCGGCTGCGGGAAACCCACCTCGGCGACTGGCAGGGCCTGACCCACACCCAGGTGGACACCCAAGCCCCCGGCGCCCGCCTGGCCTGGCGCGAAGACGCCACCTGGGCGCCGCACGGCGGGGAAAGCCGGGTCGACGCCGCGGCCCGCAGCGTGCCGGTGGTGGCCGAACTGGTGGCCGGCGAACCGGAATGGGGCGATCCCGACGGCCCGGATCGGCCGGTGGTGCTGGTGGCCCACGGCGGTCTGATTGCCGCCCTGTCGGCGGCGCTGCTGAAGCTTCCGGTGCCCAACTGGCCGATGCTGGGCGGCATGGGCAACGCCAGCTGGGTGCAGCTGTCCGGCCATTCCGACGATGCCGCCGACGAATTCGACGACATCCGTTGGCGTTTGGACGTGTGGAACGCCTCGGCGCAGGTTGCCAACGATGTCCTCTGA
- the rsfS gene encoding ribosome silencing factor encodes MSATQEAIDMATVAAGAAAAKLADDVVVIDVSAQLAITGCFVIASASNERQVNAIVDEVEEKMRKAGYKPARREGAREGRWTLLDYRDIVVHIQHQDDRDFYALDRLWSDCPVVPVNLDEDRHDPGDAGTP; translated from the coding sequence ATGAGCGCCACGCAGGAAGCCATCGACATGGCCACGGTGGCCGCCGGCGCCGCCGCCGCCAAGCTCGCCGACGACGTCGTCGTCATCGACGTCTCCGCCCAACTGGCCATCACCGGCTGCTTCGTGATCGCCTCGGCGTCCAACGAGCGACAGGTCAACGCGATCGTCGACGAGGTCGAGGAGAAGATGCGCAAGGCCGGCTACAAGCCCGCCCGCCGCGAGGGCGCTCGGGAGGGACGCTGGACGCTGCTGGACTATCGCGACATCGTGGTCCACATCCAGCACCAGGACGACCGCGACTTCTACGCCCTGGACCGGCTGTGGAGTGACTGCCCGGTGGTGCCGGTGAACCTGGACGAGGATCGGCACGACCCCGGCGACGCGGGCACGCCATGA
- a CDS encoding vWA domain-containing protein yields MATRRIRPSRPLAPHGLPGHLVGFVEALRGAGISVGPSETVDAGRVMATLGLGNREVLREGLACAVLRRPDHRETYDAMFDLWFPAALGARAVVTDEDAGPGSGEDALPPDDVEAMREMLLDLLTENPDLADMDERLVAMIARIVEAYGKYSSSRGPSFSSYQALKAMALDELEGKLLAGLLAPYGDEPTPTQEEIAKALAAQRITQLRKLVDAETKRRTAEQLGRDHVQMYGIPQLSENVEFLRASGEQLRQMQRVVAPLARTLATRLAARRRRSRAGTIDLRKTLRKSMSTGGVPIDVVLAKPRPARPELVVLCDVSGSVAGFSHFTLLLVHALRQQFSRVRVFAFIDTTDEVTHMFGPEADLAVAIQRITREAGVYSRDGHSDYGNAFASFEQKFPNVLSPRTSLLVLGDGRTNYRNPEVELLSHMVTASRHAHWLNPEPKHLWGSGDSAVPRYQQVIPMHECRSAKQLAAVIDQLLPV; encoded by the coding sequence ATGGCCACCCGCCGCATCCGACCATCCCGGCCGCTCGCCCCGCACGGGCTGCCCGGCCACCTGGTCGGGTTCGTGGAAGCCCTTCGCGGAGCGGGGATTTCGGTCGGCCCGTCGGAGACGGTGGACGCCGGCCGGGTGATGGCCACGCTCGGCCTGGGCAACCGCGAGGTGCTGCGCGAGGGCCTGGCGTGCGCGGTGCTGCGCCGGCCGGATCACCGCGAAACCTATGACGCCATGTTCGACCTGTGGTTCCCGGCGGCGCTGGGCGCCCGCGCGGTGGTCACCGACGAGGACGCCGGGCCGGGCTCCGGCGAGGACGCGTTGCCGCCCGATGACGTCGAGGCGATGCGCGAGATGCTGCTCGACCTGCTGACCGAGAACCCGGATCTGGCCGACATGGACGAGCGCCTGGTCGCGATGATCGCCCGGATCGTGGAGGCCTACGGCAAATACAGCTCCAGCCGCGGCCCGTCGTTCTCGTCGTACCAGGCGCTCAAGGCGATGGCGCTGGACGAACTCGAGGGCAAGCTGTTGGCCGGGCTGCTCGCCCCGTACGGCGACGAACCCACCCCCACCCAGGAGGAGATCGCCAAAGCCCTTGCCGCGCAGCGGATCACCCAGCTGCGCAAGCTGGTCGACGCGGAAACCAAGCGGCGCACCGCCGAGCAGCTGGGCCGCGATCACGTCCAGATGTACGGCATCCCACAGCTTTCCGAGAACGTCGAGTTCCTGCGTGCCTCCGGTGAGCAGCTGCGCCAGATGCAACGGGTCGTCGCCCCGCTGGCCCGCACCCTGGCCACCCGGCTGGCGGCCCGCCGCCGGCGCAGCCGGGCCGGAACGATCGACCTGCGCAAGACGCTGCGCAAGTCGATGTCCACCGGCGGGGTGCCGATCGACGTGGTGCTGGCCAAGCCCCGCCCGGCCCGCCCGGAGCTGGTGGTGCTGTGCGACGTGTCCGGCTCGGTCGCCGGGTTCAGCCACTTCACCCTGCTGCTGGTGCACGCCCTGCGCCAACAGTTCTCCCGGGTACGAGTGTTCGCGTTCATCGACACCACCGACGAGGTCACCCACATGTTCGGCCCGGAAGCCGACCTGGCCGTGGCCATCCAGCGCATCACCCGGGAGGCCGGCGTCTACAGCCGCGACGGCCATTCCGACTACGGCAACGCGTTCGCGTCGTTCGAGCAGAAGTTCCCCAACGTGCTATCCCCGCGCACCTCGCTGCTGGTGCTCGGCGATGGCCGCACCAATTACCGCAACCCGGAGGTCGAGCTGCTGAGCCACATGGTGACCGCCAGCCGGCACGCGCACTGGCTCAATCCCGAGCCCAAGCATCTGTGGGGCAGCGGCGACTCGGCCGTGCCGCGCTACCAACAGGTCATCCCGATGCACGAATGCCGGTCCGCCAAGCAGCTCGCCGCGGTGATCGACCAGCTGCTGCCGGTGTGA
- the nadD gene encoding nicotinate-nucleotide adenylyltransferase, producing the protein MQKQLRRLGVMGGTFDPIHYGHLVAASEVADLFGLDQVVFVPSGQPWQKDRHVSAAEDRYLMTVIATASNPRFSVSRVDIDRAGPTYTRDTLRDLHALNPDSELFFITGADALASILSWQGWETLFELAHFVGVSRPGYELRREHITGVLGELPDDALTLVEIPALAISSTDCRQRAAHRRPLWYLMPDGVVQYVSKRRLYRAEPGPAVAVTETSLSTGDHP; encoded by the coding sequence GTGCAAAAGCAGCTTCGCAGGTTGGGAGTGATGGGTGGGACGTTCGATCCCATCCATTACGGCCACCTGGTTGCCGCCAGCGAGGTCGCCGACCTGTTCGGCCTCGACCAAGTGGTGTTCGTGCCCAGCGGGCAGCCCTGGCAGAAGGATCGGCACGTCTCGGCGGCCGAGGACCGCTATCTGATGACGGTGATCGCGACCGCGTCCAATCCCCGGTTCTCGGTGAGCCGGGTCGACATCGACCGCGCCGGCCCCACCTACACCCGGGACACCCTGCGCGACCTGCACGCGCTCAACCCGGACTCCGAGCTGTTCTTCATCACCGGCGCCGACGCGCTGGCCTCGATCCTGTCCTGGCAGGGCTGGGAGACGCTGTTCGAGCTCGCCCACTTCGTCGGGGTCAGCCGCCCCGGCTACGAGCTGCGCCGCGAACACATCACCGGTGTGCTGGGTGAGCTGCCCGACGACGCGCTGACCCTGGTCGAGATCCCCGCGCTGGCCATCTCGTCCACCGATTGCCGTCAGCGCGCCGCGCACCGCCGCCCGCTGTGGTACCTGATGCCCGACGGCGTGGTGCAGTACGTGTCCAAGCGTCGGCTCTACCGCGCCGAGCCGGGGCCCGCGGTGGCCGTCACCGAAACCAGCCTGAGCACAGGGGATCACCCATGA
- a CDS encoding glutamate-5-semialdehyde dehydrogenase, whose translation MGLQAPFRSGGGTSRPQGRAAPRAVDLRREVHDAARRARVASRVLALLPTVAKDQALRSAADAIAGHAELILSANAEDLETARAAGTPSAMLDRLALDTKRVEGIAAGLRQVAGLPDPVGEVLRGYTLPNGLQLRQQRVPLGVVGMIYEGRPNVTVDAFGLALKSGNAVLLRGSSSATRSNQALVQVLRASLVSEDLPADAVQLLSADDRATVTHLIQARGLVDVVIPRGGANLINAVVRDAQVPTIETGVGNCHVYVHEGADLEVAERVLLNSKTRRPSVCNAAETLLVDAAIAEEALPRLVTALQDAGVTVHGGFARDATEDDLRREYLSMDIAVAVVDGVDAAIAHINEYGTGHTEAIVTTNMAAAQRFTDGVDAAAVMVNASTAFTDGEQFGFGAEIGISTQKLHARGPMGLPELTSTKWIAWGDGQTRPA comes from the coding sequence ATGGGTCTGCAAGCACCATTCCGCAGCGGTGGCGGCACCTCGCGCCCGCAGGGCCGGGCCGCACCCCGCGCGGTCGACCTGCGCCGCGAGGTGCACGACGCGGCGCGGCGCGCCCGGGTGGCTTCCCGGGTGCTGGCGCTGTTGCCCACCGTCGCCAAGGACCAGGCGCTGCGCTCGGCCGCGGATGCGATCGCCGGCCACGCCGAATTGATCCTGTCGGCCAACGCCGAGGACCTCGAGACGGCCCGGGCTGCCGGCACGCCCAGCGCCATGCTGGACCGATTGGCGTTGGACACCAAGCGGGTCGAGGGCATCGCCGCCGGGCTGCGCCAGGTGGCCGGGCTGCCCGACCCGGTCGGGGAGGTGCTGCGCGGCTACACGTTGCCGAACGGGCTGCAGCTGCGCCAGCAGCGGGTTCCGCTCGGCGTGGTCGGAATGATCTACGAGGGCCGGCCCAACGTCACCGTGGACGCGTTCGGTTTGGCGCTCAAGTCCGGCAACGCGGTGCTGTTGCGGGGCAGCTCCTCGGCGACGCGGTCCAACCAGGCGCTGGTCCAGGTGTTGCGGGCCTCGCTGGTCAGCGAGGACCTGCCCGCCGACGCGGTGCAGCTGCTGTCGGCCGACGACCGCGCCACGGTGACGCACCTGATCCAGGCCCGCGGCCTGGTGGACGTGGTGATTCCGCGCGGCGGGGCGAACCTGATCAACGCGGTGGTGCGCGACGCCCAGGTTCCCACCATCGAGACCGGGGTGGGCAACTGCCACGTGTACGTGCACGAAGGCGCCGACCTGGAGGTGGCGGAGCGCGTGCTGCTGAATTCCAAGACGCGCCGGCCCAGCGTCTGCAATGCGGCCGAGACGCTGCTGGTGGACGCCGCCATCGCGGAGGAGGCGTTGCCCCGGCTCGTGACCGCGCTGCAGGACGCCGGGGTGACCGTGCACGGCGGCTTCGCCCGCGACGCCACCGAGGACGACCTGCGGCGCGAGTACCTGTCGATGGACATCGCGGTGGCGGTGGTCGACGGCGTCGACGCCGCGATCGCCCACATCAACGAGTACGGCACCGGGCACACCGAGGCCATCGTCACGACGAATATGGCTGCGGCGCAACGGTTTACCGACGGTGTCGATGCCGCCGCGGTGATGGTGAACGCGTCCACCGCGTTCACCGACGGCGAGCAGTTCGGGTTCGGCGCCGAGATCGGCATCTCCACCCAGAAATTGCACGCCCGCGGTCCCATGGGGCTGCCCGAATTGACGTCGACCAAATGGATTGCGTGGGGAGACGGACAGACCCGTCCGGCCTGA